In Citrus sinensis cultivar Valencia sweet orange chromosome 3, DVS_A1.0, whole genome shotgun sequence, the sequence taatttaattaatgacattattttctttatacatttttagattaaaattaaactaaaaatatttgaaaaaaatattgcgggtttggtggatatccatgcgggtatccaccggatataaggttaataccaaacccacccgcatccatgtgcgggttttaatttataatactaaacccgcccgcaacggataaaattacccgcaacgggcgggttttggcgggtgggtttgggcgGATTtgcgggtttgcgggtacaattgccatccctagtcaCAACCCAGTAGGTTACCTTAGAGTTAATCAAGTAAGCTCTGGTGTAAACATTTACATCGCTAACCCTTAATTGCTCGCATAAAAAGCAACGGTGATTTGGCTTTCTAAACTCAGcaatacaaaaaattttgcCATCCAAGGCTTTTGCTGTGGCTGTTTAGGCCTCACAAGACTCAAACTCACCAATAACCTTCTACGTAGCAGGTTTAGTCATTTATGCATTCGTAATTGGCTCCAACACCAATGCAGTTAATTTTACATCCTTTAGAGGGAAAATTTAGAAGTCGAGAAGATGCAGCACACTGATTCAACATATACACCAAACACATTGTCATTAGACTAATATTTTGCAGGcagaaagcaagaaacaaGCAAGCAAATCCAACCAAATAAGGACTAAATGTTTTGACAAGTCTACCGGTAAGTGGCTGTGCtgataaaaaacaaatgccaCACAATGCAACACCGATCACTGTAACAACAGCATACATATGCATAAACACACAATACCAACTTCTCCTCTAAAGGAAGTATTTATGCTAACATAAGAAGTTGATACTTTGAACTTGAGTGTCTATTGATCTATTATTATAACGAACAAATCTccaataattaaacaacaCAGCAACTCATATGAACCACTACTGTCCCCCATCAGCAGCTGCTCTAATCCTGcacagaaaaaagaaattaagattttaGTTAGATACACAACCAAAACCATCTATCAGAACATTGCATTAAGTGTCTGATATATACTCATATATATGGTACAAAAAGAGGCTTTCTCTAAAGTTGATGGAGTTCCTACGTTGCATACAACATTATCCCTATTGAAGTGAATAGCACATTCATAAGCACTAGATGCTTATGTTTTAGGCATAATGGCCTTGATACCAAACTCTAAAATACCTAATCTGATTCTGCTTAAATTTACTTCACCATAGTCAGTGGACCATGCACCATCTTGAAAGCTAATTTGTATAGCATAGTGCAAATATTTTGTATGTACAGATCCATTTATTTTGATGACTACTCCAAAACATGAGTAGCTGCATTTATATGTTTCTAGAATCATATGAACTCCTATAATTCTCTATAAATCCCTCACTTCCTGCTCATTTCTCATACATTCATTTATGGCCAGTAAATTGAGAGATTACTTAATAATATAGTTAAAATGGGattgataaatgataaaaactcCAGCCGtaatcatatataatatatgattTTACGAGACtgttattagaaaaataatatagacAGTTACACGCGAAGGAAGCATTTGTTGAGACCCACCAAGCAAAGGATAAGCAAATCAGAGTCATACTTATGTAACCTTTATTCTCCAGAAATTCAAAGTGAATTAAGTTAAGGAAGTTTtgcttttctaattatttatcCATTATATAGAAAAAGTCAATTATGAACAACATAACTGTACAGTCAAGCATGAGATGCTGAAGTACAGTCGAGCATGAGATGCTGGATTTCAACATGAAAGCAACATGTTTGACATACCTCATCATCGTCGTCGTCATCACCACCATCTTCTTTGTTCTTCTTGAGGCGCGTAGTACCACCCTCCTTGCTGATTGGTAACTTCATAGCTCCAAAAGGTGTGTCCACATCAATATGTCCTTTCATGGTGTAACCAGTACCTTTTCCTCTGATCATGTCCCAAAGTGCGGAGCCAAAGTCCTTGGGCCTAAAGGTGATAGGAATATCAATATAGCTAATCCCATTCTTGTCAATTTTGGCAGATTTTGTGAGTTCAGCAGCTCCAATGCTCGCATCTGATAGCCAAACTTCATAATCAAGTGAATTCAGGGCCAAGTCAAAGTCGTTCTTATTTTCCAACTTCAAATGAAGAATTGCAACAGTTTCTTCAAATGAGAATCTCTCAAACTTAATCTTCTCGAGATCAATATCGGGCTTGTAAGGAATGGGGATCTCTCCATTTTTCTCAAGTGGAAGAGTCAACCTTCCAAAAACCGGCACATCTACAATCAGGTCAACCTTGATCTTATATGGAATAATCATCCCAGGCTTGATATCATCATATGCATTTTTAATGTCATCATAAATCAGAGTAACAGGGATTTTGACAGTCTCCTCGCCATGTGCATGAATAGTTCCAGAATCTGGGATCAAACCAGAAACCAATTTCCTTCCATCACTCTCAACCAAGTAGTTTATGTCAATTAGAGGGATCGGTATAGGATTCGGGTTTTTAATGAGCACGTCAATAACAATATCTGCCCtttcaagattaattttagGAATGTGAACTGCAGTAACATCAGCAGTTGGCTTCCCAAATCCAATTGTTTCCTCAATCTTTTCACCAATATCATGGATAAAATCCTTGACTTTTTCGATAAATCCACCTTTTCCCTCTTCTTTGTCATCCTCCTTGTGCCCTTTCTCCTTAACATCCCTTTCAACTACTTCCGGCTTATCAGATGATGCCATACCTTCCGAAACAAATATTACCAAACAATGAAAAGATAAGATTGCATCATAaccaaaaaaacaagaaacaaaaaaaaaaaaaaaaaacagaaatcaACGCTTCCAAAGTAAAACCTGCAATCTTAAAGCATTCAGTGCTCTTAAAAGCAGGGGGAGAAAAACTGAATGATTACtaacaacaaatatttaatattaactCCAACAAAATGGAcaacataaaaggaaaattgcTGAGCATGACTGCATGAACATCAGCAAATCGAGATTAGAGAATTGATCACCAACATTTAATCTCACAACAGAACAAATGCAAGCCTGCCTACTTACgttcaatttcaaaatcagaTCCTAGAAACAATCAAAGACCGTTCCTTTAGATGATTTTGAGACCAATCAATCttgaaagatttttttttaaaaatataatcaatgAATAATTATGGATCAAGCATGATCATATCATGTCAAGATGCAAAACTTCTTGATTGAATGCCAAAAACAAAGTCAACCCATTTGCTAAAATGACTCAAACATCAATGATCTAAACATCTCTTGAGGCAAATctatgataaaaaaagaaggaaaaaaaatgaaacaaaaggCAGAATCAGCATGTTGCATGTAGCATCAGCAAATGAGATTTCGATGAGCAATGTATAGATTTATACATAAAGCAGATCCACTCATGAACTCAAGATTCATTCAGATTTGTATTGACTTGACAGAATCAAAGTGAACGAGATTTAGATTTACCTGACAGTTGATGAAGTTTTGAAAGAGATCTGATGAGTTCAAGACAGCAACCACGAAGAGCAAGGCCACTATTTACACTCTGCGCCTTACACATGgcagttatttatttatttgcgcATTAATCATTGACTTAATAACATGAGGTCCCTGAGTGTTtgtgttttttcatttaaggATATTATTGTCCATTTTCCATCAAGTAGATCCctaaatctttttgttttgattttttaaatttatataagaatcTACTTAGTTAATAGTACTGACATATTCCGACTGACGATgtaaattcatataattataacATACTTCGGTCATGTATCAAGGATAACTTATTAGGCAGAATTTACTCAAACTTACGAATAAATACTTATaaaagagaattaattttgacaTCTCACGtaagaatattatttatatattaagaataaaaatatttattttgcaacTAATAGTCCTAGTGGTCCCTAAATCTTATGAAAATagttttaactttaattttagcTTATATAACCCTACACATACGTTCAATagtttatgaattattttattacgaGTAAAGGActaatttgatatatatagACAAATCAAGCCCTTTtgtgaggaaaaataaaacttgtggTCCCTAACTCTTATGAAAACGACTTTAACAtcaattttaacttatattcctctataaatacaatttagtttgaagaaattaaaaggaaatgagaaagagaaaaggaggggggagaaaaaaaaaaaaggaaaaagagatgTATTCTATATCATAGCAAATAATGGAATAAAggtcattattcttttttcttcattttcttccttcattttctgtctctctctctctttttcatctttcttctcttttctaatTCCTTTCCAAACGTGAATTAATAGTTCATCAATCATTTCAACATGAGTAAAAGGCTAATTTGATACAAACAGACAGATTTTGCCCTTTAtcgagaaaaaataaaaccaagaTAGTTGGATAAAATTACTCATTAACAAttcatttgttaaaaaaaaaagtgcatgGTTCGtatgtaatttaaaaagtagCAATATTTGCCGACAAGTGATGGACGTCCCGCGGCGAGTCCATGTAATGGTCTAATGTACAATTTTCACTAGTGTGTTCGGAGCACTACCATGCATCTGTGTTTAAAGATGTATAGATCATTTAAGtagaattttattgatatatttataatcaaagaTTTTGCctagattaatattattatggaataattcaaattttttcatttgtcaATTTGAACATTTTTACCTTTAGGAatatcaattataaattttttagagaGAGATTTGCTCCTACTTAATTATGaaggaattaaaagaaaaaaaaaattaaatacagttattatataattgaaaagagaaagaatccTGGCTCAAGGTTCGGACTCAAAAGCATGTTGAACCCACCGGTTCGATGCCAGTGGGGTAGAAGCCCACTGACAGCCCATTTACCCATTCGAACTTAACAAAGAAGCATGCTtgattagaaaattaaaaaaataaaaataaataaagcatgCATTTTGGGCGTATTAACTAAAGGGATCAGGCTACGGTGCAACAGtggcaccgtgccacagttgcacctagCCGTTGGATGCAGTTGGATTGGTGGGATCCACTGACATCCAACTGCATCCAACGActaggtgcaactgtggcacggtgccaCTGTTGCACCTGAGGGGAATCTTAACTAAAGCTAATATAtctgacaaaaaaaaaaaaaaaaaacttaagctAATATATGAGCTGCGACAAAGGAACTTGAAAATGACAAAGAAGAAGCTCGTTGATTGGgttttattgagaaaaattatttcggCAAAcattttatacatataaacggaaacaaaagaaaacgaaatttatcattcaaaaacaggaggagaaaaaaatgaattatactAGCT encodes:
- the LOC102624690 gene encoding uncharacterized protein LOC102624690 isoform X1 yields the protein MCKAQSVNSGLALRGCCLELIRSLSKLHQLSGMASSDKPEVVERDVKEKGHKEDDKEEGKGGFIEKVKDFIHDIGEKIEETIGFGKPTADVTAVHIPKINLERADIVIDVLIKNPNPIPIPLIDINYLVESDGRKLVSGLIPDSGTIHAHGEETVKIPVTLIYDDIKNAYDDIKPGMIIPYKIKVDLIVDVPVFGRLTLPLEKNGEIPIPYKPDIDLEKIKFERFSFEETVAILHLKLENKNDFDLALNSLDYEVWLSDASIGAAELTKSAKIDKNGISYIDIPITFRPKDFGSALWDMIRGKGTGYTMKGHIDVDTPFGAMKLPISKEGGTTRLKKNKEDGGDDDDDDED
- the LOC102624690 gene encoding uncharacterized protein LOC102624690 isoform X2, which produces MNLEFMSGSALCMASSDKPEVVERDVKEKGHKEDDKEEGKGGFIEKVKDFIHDIGEKIEETIGFGKPTADVTAVHIPKINLERADIVIDVLIKNPNPIPIPLIDINYLVESDGRKLVSGLIPDSGTIHAHGEETVKIPVTLIYDDIKNAYDDIKPGMIIPYKIKVDLIVDVPVFGRLTLPLEKNGEIPIPYKPDIDLEKIKFERFSFEETVAILHLKLENKNDFDLALNSLDYEVWLSDASIGAAELTKSAKIDKNGISYIDIPITFRPKDFGSALWDMIRGKGTGYTMKGHIDVDTPFGAMKLPISKEGGTTRLKKNKEDGGDDDDDDED